A genomic region of Bacteroides acidifaciens contains the following coding sequences:
- a CDS encoding SusC/RagA family TonB-linked outer membrane protein gives MKRRSHLNVVLPRWLFLLFGMVWVFAVSAQDAKISINVNKQPLAQVLSELERQTNYKFFYSNELVAGVALVTIKVANKPLSSVLQRILPERNLTYKIEGRHIILSGTVSKVTDENKKEPSAQTITIRGRVTDSAGEPLIGVSVKSGATGVITDIDGGYSMNVTQGAQLSFSYIGYATVTQKAVESKNLDIIMTEDVKLLNEVVVIGYGTMDKKELTSAISHVSEKDFLNISSSDPARLIQGKVSGVSIVNVSAADPNASSNIQVRGVASRQAGLGPLIVIDGVPGGSMNNVNPNDIASFDVLKDGAASAIYGTRGANGVILITTKKGSKDGAVHTTYTTTLSWDKMKNELDMMDADDYRRIRLAWGDLGNDLGGNYDWLDGVSQTGFAHKHTLSLSGGNERTNYRVSVDYRDASGIDRRSMREEYGGRASINHTTKGGLFNFTANLAPRIIYSDLADWGVFSNAIEVNPTTPLMDLRNPTRYYNFIGQTATYNPVERQELEKKHCDTKLLDWDATARLNLLPLLAKSKECPVMLNTQITFADRQYVYDNSEFIPSTSTTAINSGFDGSAKRVSDTDRQYMTEWITNLSAKFGQHNVKLMGGYSYTYSHQSGHSAENRNFPNDGLGSDNLGSGDYAKDEGVLGMDSYRKDSKLIAYFGRVSYDWDGRYLVTASIRHEGSSKFGSNHKWGNFPAVSAGWRVSQEKFMESTQGWLDDLKIRGDYGETGNQDFDSYQSIPAMKGWGDYFINGKFMQVWGSESNVNPDLHWEKAKNWNIGVDFSMFKGRIAGSFNYFNRRSNDLLGTYTVSIPPYLHETTVVNVGSMSNQGFEFELSFIPVQTRNFTYNFNVVGSTIKNKFINFSNSQYVGQDYYYECWTEAPYAGYTLQRIEVGQPVGNFYMLRYAGINEKGEWMVYDKEGDIIELGLADENDRAIVGNGLPKFNLSTTHTFRYRNFDLSLFFRGAFGFDLFNIHDFYYGTRKFNGNLLKKAYGKNFDINPTSPHAATDYFLERGDYFKLEQLTLGYTLKTPHWRFMDGLRIYGSMNNVFTLTGFSGVDPSTYNVNGLTPGAIGSRGYYPSSRQFILGMQVDF, from the coding sequence AGCCTTGGTTACTATTAAGGTAGCCAATAAGCCATTGTCATCCGTGCTTCAGCGTATCTTGCCTGAACGAAACTTAACGTACAAAATTGAGGGACGTCACATCATTTTGTCAGGTACTGTCTCGAAAGTGACTGATGAAAACAAGAAGGAACCAAGTGCGCAAACAATTACTATAAGAGGCAGGGTCACTGACAGTGCTGGAGAGCCTCTTATTGGGGTGTCTGTCAAATCCGGAGCTACAGGAGTCATCACCGATATTGATGGTGGCTATTCTATGAATGTCACACAGGGTGCGCAGTTGTCATTTTCTTATATAGGATATGCTACTGTGACTCAAAAGGCTGTTGAGAGTAAGAATTTGGATATCATCATGACTGAAGATGTCAAGCTCCTTAATGAAGTGGTGGTAATCGGTTATGGCACTATGGACAAGAAAGAACTGACTTCGGCTATCAGCCATGTCAGCGAAAAAGACTTTCTTAATATTAGTTCATCAGATCCGGCACGCCTTATTCAAGGCAAGGTGTCGGGTGTCTCCATTGTCAATGTCAGTGCTGCCGACCCCAACGCAAGTTCTAACATTCAGGTTCGTGGTGTGGCGTCGCGTCAAGCGGGTCTGGGACCACTAATCGTTATCGACGGTGTGCCGGGAGGTAGCATGAACAATGTGAACCCTAATGATATTGCGTCGTTTGATGTGCTTAAAGACGGTGCAGCTTCAGCCATCTACGGTACACGCGGAGCCAATGGTGTTATCCTGATTACAACGAAGAAGGGGAGCAAGGACGGTGCTGTGCATACCACATATACCACTACATTGTCGTGGGATAAGATGAAGAACGAACTCGACATGATGGATGCCGATGATTACCGCAGGATACGTCTTGCTTGGGGAGACCTCGGAAATGATTTGGGCGGAAATTACGATTGGCTTGATGGGGTGAGCCAAACGGGCTTCGCCCATAAGCATACGCTTAGCCTTTCGGGAGGCAATGAACGTACCAATTATCGGGTAAGCGTTGATTATCGCGATGCTTCCGGCATCGACAGACGTTCTATGCGCGAGGAATATGGTGGACGTGCTTCTATCAATCATACCACCAAAGGTGGGCTGTTCAATTTCACAGCCAATTTGGCCCCGCGCATCATCTATTCCGATCTTGCCGATTGGGGTGTTTTCTCCAATGCTATTGAAGTGAATCCTACCACACCACTGATGGATCTGCGTAATCCTACGAGATATTATAACTTTATAGGACAGACGGCTACATACAACCCTGTAGAACGTCAGGAACTTGAGAAAAAGCATTGTGACACTAAGTTGCTCGATTGGGATGCAACAGCACGCCTCAACTTGTTACCGCTTTTGGCCAAGTCGAAAGAGTGTCCTGTGATGCTCAACACGCAGATTACATTTGCCGACCGGCAGTATGTGTATGATAATTCCGAGTTCATTCCCTCAACAAGTACTACGGCTATCAATAGCGGATTTGATGGAAGCGCCAAGCGTGTGTCCGATACAGATAGGCAGTATATGACAGAATGGATCACTAATCTTTCTGCAAAATTCGGACAACACAATGTAAAACTGATGGGCGGTTACAGTTATACCTATTCTCACCAGTCCGGGCATTCGGCCGAGAACCGCAACTTTCCTAATGATGGTCTCGGATCGGACAATCTCGGGTCGGGCGATTATGCCAAAGACGAAGGTGTGCTGGGTATGGACAGTTATCGCAAAGATAGCAAACTTATAGCATATTTCGGTCGGGTAAGCTACGATTGGGACGGTCGCTATCTCGTCACGGCATCCATACGTCATGAGGGTTCGTCTAAGTTTGGTTCCAATCATAAATGGGGTAACTTCCCGGCTGTGTCGGCAGGCTGGCGTGTAAGTCAGGAGAAGTTTATGGAATCTACCCAAGGATGGCTCGACGATTTGAAGATACGTGGTGATTATGGTGAGACCGGTAATCAGGATTTTGACAGCTACCAGTCGATACCTGCAATGAAGGGCTGGGGCGATTATTTCATTAACGGTAAGTTTATGCAGGTGTGGGGTTCGGAGAGTAATGTCAACCCTGATTTACATTGGGAAAAAGCTAAAAACTGGAACATCGGCGTTGACTTCTCAATGTTTAAGGGACGCATTGCCGGTTCTTTCAACTATTTCAATCGCCGTTCCAACGACCTTTTAGGTACATATACCGTGTCTATCCCACCTTATCTTCACGAGACAACTGTGGTCAATGTGGGGAGTATGTCGAATCAAGGATTCGAGTTCGAACTTAGTTTCATTCCTGTGCAGACACGTAATTTTACGTATAATTTTAATGTCGTAGGCTCGACTATAAAAAATAAGTTCATCAACTTTTCCAATTCACAGTATGTGGGGCAGGACTATTACTATGAATGTTGGACGGAAGCTCCTTATGCCGGCTATACGCTTCAACGCATAGAGGTGGGACAGCCGGTTGGCAACTTTTATATGTTGCGTTATGCCGGTATCAACGAAAAAGGTGAATGGATGGTTTATGATAAGGAAGGCGACATCATTGAACTCGGTCTTGCCGATGAAAACGACCGGGCTATTGTAGGTAACGGTCTGCCGAAGTTCAATTTGTCTACTACTCACACTTTTCGCTATCGCAACTTTGACTTGTCGCTTTTCTTCCGGGGAGCATTCGGATTTGACTTGTTCAATATCCATGATTTCTATTATGGAACTCGTAAATTCAATGGCAATCTACTTAAAAAGGCGTATGGAAAGAATTTTGACATCAATCCCACGTCACCTCATGCCGCTACCGATTATTTTTTGGAGCGTGGCGACTACTTCAAGCTCGAACAGCTCACTTTGGGCTATACGCTTAAAACACCTCATTGGCGCTTCATGGATGGCCTGCGCATCTACGGTTCGATGAACAATGTGTTCACACTCACTGGGTTTTCCGGTGTCGATCCGTCGACCTACAATGTAAATGGCCTTACACCAGGGGCTATCGGCAGCCGGGGATATTATCCATCTTCCAGACAATTCATTCTGGGAATGCAAGTTGATTTTTAA
- a CDS encoding RagB/SusD family nutrient uptake outer membrane protein — MKLINYILAVVFIGSVLAGCNNLDETLYSSIGSNNYYNTRDDVLRAAYRPFEHAFWSISSRHVLNELSADQIITPVRDGWWDDGGVWRLYHYHQWTDARGADDSIIYEWSGCFQGIGQCNFVIEELAQLNPAKFGFTQADFDNLTAQCRVLRAWFYIRLLDAFRNVPYVVSFNDQSKNTETQVEPSKIFKLIEDELKECIDLVYEKGPSVSAGQWTRGAVVSLLVRLYLNAKVYIGEDRYSDCERYAQDLVDGKYGAYEIADRWDAAFDWDNDQCDEMIFGFPAAAGYTSWHYENNTFWNTVPANSEVYFGDRKCKKGAHNCHFAASPSYDLNGKLYDYELGMPVEKFRKYPGDERMKMYRNLGNGRREGMFLYGYIEYKGDDGKMHQMIAPEKPYKLYIRDAVGVFHDLAPDSWPRNKESTLSSGDHNSGYHFVKYPFYADDDPHQLESDYAEIRLPEVIYSLAECKLRRGAVDDAAELLNSVRRRNYPSEQLKEVLYAPEGKVQLNMNEMLDEWGREFFAEGRRRIDLIRFGKFSTGRWWDKIPDADNHCQIFPLIRQTLDTNSKLVQNPGY, encoded by the coding sequence ATGAAATTAATAAACTATATATTAGCAGTTGTGTTTATTGGAAGCGTTCTCGCCGGATGCAATAATCTGGATGAGACACTTTACAGTTCCATCGGTTCTAATAATTATTACAATACCCGAGACGATGTGTTGCGTGCTGCCTATCGTCCTTTTGAGCATGCTTTCTGGAGTATCAGCAGCCGTCATGTGCTTAACGAACTTAGTGCCGATCAGATTATTACACCCGTGCGTGACGGATGGTGGGACGATGGAGGTGTGTGGCGTTTGTATCATTACCATCAGTGGACCGATGCTCGCGGTGCCGATGATTCAATCATATATGAATGGTCGGGATGTTTTCAAGGTATCGGTCAATGTAACTTTGTGATTGAAGAACTCGCACAACTCAATCCGGCAAAATTTGGTTTCACACAAGCGGACTTTGATAATCTTACAGCCCAGTGTCGTGTATTGCGTGCATGGTTCTATATACGCCTGCTCGATGCTTTTCGCAATGTGCCCTACGTTGTAAGTTTTAACGACCAGTCGAAAAATACTGAGACCCAGGTGGAGCCTTCGAAGATTTTTAAACTGATTGAAGATGAACTGAAGGAGTGTATTGACTTGGTATATGAGAAGGGACCGTCAGTCAGTGCCGGTCAGTGGACGCGTGGTGCTGTTGTCTCCTTACTGGTGCGTCTGTATCTTAATGCCAAAGTATATATTGGCGAAGACCGTTATAGCGACTGCGAGCGATATGCCCAGGATTTAGTTGACGGAAAATATGGCGCTTATGAAATAGCCGACCGTTGGGATGCAGCTTTCGATTGGGACAACGATCAATGTGATGAAATGATTTTCGGTTTCCCCGCAGCGGCAGGCTATACCTCATGGCATTATGAAAATAATACTTTTTGGAATACCGTGCCTGCGAATTCGGAGGTCTATTTTGGCGACCGTAAATGTAAGAAAGGTGCCCACAACTGCCACTTTGCAGCTTCGCCGAGCTATGACCTGAACGGCAAGCTCTATGATTATGAATTGGGTATGCCTGTAGAGAAATTCCGTAAGTATCCGGGCGACGAACGCATGAAAATGTATCGTAACTTAGGAAACGGACGTCGTGAAGGTATGTTCTTATATGGCTACATCGAGTACAAAGGGGATGATGGCAAAATGCATCAGATGATTGCTCCTGAAAAGCCATACAAATTGTATATACGCGATGCCGTGGGTGTTTTCCACGACCTTGCACCTGACAGTTGGCCAAGAAATAAGGAAAGTACGCTTTCAAGCGGTGACCACAACTCAGGATATCATTTTGTGAAATATCCTTTCTATGCCGATGATGATCCGCATCAGCTTGAGAGTGACTATGCCGAAATACGTTTGCCCGAAGTGATCTACTCCTTGGCCGAGTGCAAACTGCGTCGCGGTGCCGTTGATGATGCAGCCGAACTGCTCAATAGCGTACGTCGCCGCAACTATCCAAGTGAACAGCTCAAAGAGGTACTTTATGCTCCCGAGGGTAAAGTGCAGCTTAACATGAACGAGATGCTTGATGAATGGGGACGTGAGTTTTTTGCCGAAGGTCGTCGTCGCATTGACCTGATACGTTTCGGCAAGTTCTCAACTGGTCGCTGGTGGGACAAAATACCCGATGCGGACAATCATTGCCAAATTTTTCCGCTGATACGGCAGACACTTGATACTAATTCTAAACTGGTTCAGAATCCCGGTTATTAA